CAGCTCGTTGCGGTCGGGAACGCCTTCCACCACCATCTCATGGAGCCTTTTGAACTCGACAGAGTTGGCAACGGCGGTGGCAAGCTCGAAGCTTCCATCCGCAGGCATACGCCTACTTGAAGGAGCCACTCACCATGATGACGCCGTTCGGTCCAGGCATCTTCAGCTTGAGGTAGGTGTAGTTGGagaccgccatgaacttggcgtaCCACGAATGCccgaggatggcatggtacGATCTCTCAAAGTTTACCACCTCGAAGATCAGGGTCTCAGTGTGGAAGTTGCTATGGTCGCCAAACGTGACCTGCAAGTCTATGTTCCCCAGGGGGTACGCCCTCATGCCCGGGACGATACCAAGGAATAGGAAAACTGAGGTGTGGAACTTGGACCACGAGATGCACATGGCGTCGAGAGTCTCAACGTACAAGATCTTGAGGCTATTGCCCCCGTCCATCATCACCTTGATCAGGTGCTTGTTGCCGATGATGGGGTCGACAATGAGGGGGTAGCTCCCCAGTCGGGGGACGCTGGGAGGGTGGTCACCCCGATCGAAGGTGTTCGGTGTGCTCGACAAACGGAGGAACTTGGGGACAATGTTCCCGACAGTGCAGACTTCCCGGAGGTggacctgaagcgtccccccatcagggagacttaaaagtgtcgaattatcagtcccaggaggctgataacacttttattacatcagatggtacatcaccgtacaactcttcgcggtaatgggcagtgaagcgccactatcgcgaggattacaacaaaaacccacacaactacactagctacgaacaaaggatcatcagagtcttgcgccatgcggaatccaacggtggcctcaaccacaggcaagactgggtgcaggacgaaaccctactcgttgtcttcggggatgtagtctgggtcttccactgtaaaagtaagagaggggtgagtacgaacgtactcagcaagtccaatctcacccacggaggggggtataacagaaattaatgcaaaggacaatccaagggtacggttagggtttatttgcggaaaaactcggttatacgcaggggttcattttgaaaacattttcaaaacaagtttcccaataccaaggagcacacagtgttgatccacacaggatccaagttttaatctgctaccggactccccgtccgccgtagcacacggcacaactgccggacaatttccaaacaactcacaccagcccatccattcccagagataaacactagttatgtgaccacaccgtaacttgcccaataccgtgggcacggctattcgaatagattttaactctgcagaggtgtgcaactttacccacaggtggggtaccacagcacgaacaccttagtgccggtgcagatcccaacaaagccattacccaccttagctagacctgactagccaccacgggatccatcaaggggtcatttgacctatctccgaggtttaaccggggcataagtcacacagagcttatcccgtctccttgatcacccgttgctctcagctctcctgatggctatcaggctaactagtgggatttatgctaagccgttgcccatacaacggtcaagcggtttgcacgacaggaagctaggtgagatgtcacatcaactcggtccttaggggtgacaagatggatatctcccttccacgctcaaccacacaggtacgagcacaccatcggcaattcacacagaaatgccatccatcccgtctaactcacttttcaaaaccacactttatcccttcccacacgcacacacattttctttataaaaccaggtggtcaaagtatggttgtctcagtaggggtggctatcctaccatgttttcaacacacaaaaccatgcaattttataaaacaggccactgggttgtgtttataaaaactaggacagaaacatgcatcaaagggcggaattgaacttgccatcgtcaaacccttgcgggaactcctgatcggagcactgtccttcgggttcggggtcgcagtactggtcctcagttgcttggtcgcggccgggaacctcgtcgttcactccgtgtcctacgacgcaaacaaacagacacacaatcaagcgaaagaactaaaagcttttaccgataggcttgaatcggaaataatttggttacggagttaggggcaatatctctgggtggttttttaatggcatagctaaaactatactagaagcggagtggtaaagtttcgggtcaatcggaggtcatttcgcacataaaatgacgcgctaaaggcggtttcagggcttaaacgggggtctagggacttgttcgtaattatctaaagggggtaagggcttattcgttaatcctagaaataccctgtgcatgctaaaaagtatcaaatatatcttggtttatgtatcgaggggttcgctttgaaataacggaaggcgtaaggtttcttttgcaaaaaggagtGGACAGGGGGTTTCTTTCGGGAAAATACAAGAaaaggagggggttttgggcaaaaaggccctttcttcctcctccctcccgcacagaacagaggaggggttggggggggcgccggcggccaaatcccggccggccagggccagggcggctcgggggtgtgggggaaaagggagagggggtcacgggaaactggttcccggcctcacctcggcttgAGACGCGGTGAGGGAGTGGGCCCATGGtgggggggcggcggccggtgatggggtgcgcggcggcggcgctaggggcaGGGGGAAGGTGGatagggcggtggtggtggtcgtggtggtggtgagccacgcgggcggcctatttataggccgaggggaGGGGC
The sequence above is drawn from the Panicum hallii strain FIL2 chromosome 7, PHallii_v3.1, whole genome shotgun sequence genome and encodes:
- the LOC112899422 gene encoding uncharacterized protein LOC112899422 produces the protein MDGGNSLKILYVETLDAMCISWSKFHTSVFLFLGIVPGMRAYPLGNIDLQVTFGDHSNFHTETLIFEVVNFERSYHAILGHSWYAKFMAVSNYTYLKLKMPGPNGVIMVSGSFK